A stretch of Lactuca sativa cultivar Salinas chromosome 6, Lsat_Salinas_v11, whole genome shotgun sequence DNA encodes these proteins:
- the LOC111890250 gene encoding lipoxygenase 2, chloroplastic-like — protein sequence MLNSQINQTHSLSNLLPLQNPFVAGDATTHSSSSAYSPAILRHPTATKKSNATRSRSTSAGKIKAITIPFLTKTTVKGVITIQPAISSAIAGVGIGGVADGVSDLLGRSFLLELVSNDLDSKGKQKTVKAYARYEALDFDINVYTYKCDFDVPEDFGEIGAILVENEYSKKMFFKKIVLNNNITFTCESWVASKYDNPDKRIFFSDKSYLPSETPEGLKSLREKDMESLRGNGQGERKSSDRIYDYDVYDDLGAPDMSLSLARPVLGGNDHPYPRRCRTGRPMSTKDPLSETRTLLPFYVPSDEDFSEIKEVNFGARALYSVLHAVVPTLDAIITDKDKGFPLFRTIDMLYDQGVNVPAPDNGLKTVLPRLVKGAVDTVDAVIQFETPATIDRDTFSWFRDEEFCRQMLAGLNPYTIQLVTEWPLTSKLDPQVYGPQESGITKEIVEQEIKGFMTLEQALAEKKLFMLDYNDLLLPYVNKTRELNGTTLYGSRTLMFLTPTGTLRPLAIELTRPPSDDKPQWKHVYTPAWDATGAWLWKMAKAQVLSHDSAYHQLVSHWLRTHCVMEPYIIATNRHLSQMHPIRRLLLPHLRYTMQINALARLALINAGGIIESTFSPGKYSMQICSDAYDQLWRFDQESLPADLISRGLAVEDPNSPHGLKLTIEDYPYANDGLLLWDAIKQWATSYVNHYYPKANLIESDVELTQWWDEIRTVGHGDKKDEPWWPQLKTQEDLIGIVSTIMWVGSGHHSAVNFGQYDFAGYFPNRPTMARTKMPNEDPTEEEWQSFIKRPEDALLKCFPSQIQATQVMSVLDVLSSHSPDEEYIGGYIEPAWAAEPAIKAAFEEFRGSLEKLEGIIDSRNVDPKLHNRSGAGLVPYQLLKPFSGPGVTGRGVPNSISI from the exons ATGTTGAATTCTCAGATCAACCAAACTCACTCTCTCAGCAACCTACTCCCACTGCAAAATCCCTTCGTCGCCGGTGATGCCACCACACATTCCTCCTCCTCAGCCTACTCACCCGCCATTCTCCGCCACCCAACCGCCACCAAGAAATCCAATGCCACTCGCTCTCGATCCACCTCAGCTGGCAAAATAAAAGCCATAACAATTCCGTTTCTTACCAAGACCACCGTCAAGGGTGTCATCACCATCCAACCAGCCATCAGCTCTGCCATCGCCGGAGTAGGTATTGGCGGTGTTGCTGATGGTGTCTCTGATCTTCTAGGGCGGTCCTTCTTGCTCGAGCTAGTTTCCAATGACCTTGACT CAAAAGGCAAGCAGAAGACAGTGAAGGCGTATGCAAGATACGAGGCATTAGATTTTGACATTAACGTCTACACATACAAATGCGATTTTGATGTCCCTGAGGATTTTGGTGAAATCGGAGCTATTCTTGTGGAAAATGAATACAGCAAGAAGATGTTCTTCAAGAAGATTGTTCTTAACAACAATATCACCTTCACCTGTGAATCTTGGGTTGCTTCCAAGTATGATAACCCCGACAAGAGAATCTTCTTCAGCGACAAG TCTTATCTTCCATCCGAAACGCCGGAAGGCTTAAAGTCGTTGAGAGAGAAAGATATGGAATCTCTTCGAGGAAATGGCCAAGGAGAGCGAAAATCTTCTGATAGGATTTACGATTATGATGTTTACGACGACCTTGGAGCACCGGATATGAGCTTAAGTTTAGCTCGGCCGGTGCTCGGCGGCAACGATCATCCTTACCCTAGGCGGTGTCGTACTGGTCGGCCAATGTCTACAAAAG ATCCATTATCGGAGACGAGAACTTTGCTCCCGTTTTATGTCCCTAGCGATGAAGATTTCTCAGAGATAAAGGAGGTGAATTTTGGAGCGAGGGCATTGTACTCTGTACTCCATGCAGTTGTACCCACTTTAGACGCTATTATTACAGACAAAGACAAAGGCTTTCCTTTATTCAGGACCATAGATATGCTCTACGATCAAGGCGTTAATGTTCCTGCTCCTGACAATGGACTTAAAACTGTTTTGCCTAGACTTGTCAAAGGCGCTGTTGATACCGTAGACGCCGTGATCCAGTTCGAGACCCCTGCAACCATCGATC GTGACACATTCTCATGGTTTCGTGATGAGGAATTTTGTCGACAAATGCTTGCGGGTCTCAATCCATATACCATACAGTTGGTGACGGAGTGGCCATTGACGAGTAAACTGGACCCTCAAGTTTATGGGCCACAGGAATCAGGTATTACCAAGGAGATCGTGGAGCAAGAAATAAAAGGTTTCATGACTCTTGAGCAG GCTTTGGCTGAAAAGAAACTGTTCATGTTGGATTACAATGATCTACTACTTCCATACGTCAACAAAACAAGAGAGCTTAATGGGACAACTCTTTATGGTTCAAGAACTTTAATGTTTCTTACTCCCACCGGAACATTGAGGCCACTAGCCATTGAGTTGACCCGACCACCATCCGACGACAAACCACAGTGGAAGCATGTGTACACTCCTGCCTGGGATGCCACTGGAGCTTGGCTATGGAAGATGGCGAAGGCTCAAGTCCTCTCTCATGATTCTGCTTATCACCAACTTGTCAGCCATTG GCTAAGAACTCATTGTGTGATGGAGCCTTACATAATTGCTACCAACCGTCATCTTAGCCAAATGCATCCAATCCGACGGCTACTCCTTCCTCATTTACGATACACCATGCAGATCAATGCTTTAGCTCGTCTTGCTCTCATTAACGCTGGTGGTATCATAGAGTCGACATTCTCTCCTGGGAAATATTCCATGCAAATTTGCTCCGACGCATATGATCAGCTATGGCGTTTTGATCAGGAGTCGCTTCCAGCTGACCTAATTAGCAG GGGCTTGGCCGTTGAAGATCCAAATTCACCACATGGTCTGAAACTAACGATCGAGGACTACCCATATGCAAATGACGGTTTACTCCTTTGGGATGCGATCAAACAATGGGCTACGTCTTACGTCAACCACTACTACCCAAAAGCGAATCTAATAGAATCTGATGTAGAGCTTACACAATGGTGGGATGAAATTCGAACAGTTGGGCATGGAGATAAGAAAGACGAACCATGGTGGCCACAACTCAAAACCCAAGAAGATTTGATCGGAATCGTTTCAACGATCATGTGGGTGGGCTCCGGCCACCATTCAGCTGTCAACTTCGGACAATATGATTTCGCGGGTTACTTCCCGAACAGGCCAACGATGGCTAGAACCAAGATGCCTAACGAAGACCCAACAGAAGAAGAGTGGCAATCGTTCATTAAAAGGCCTGAAGATGCTTTGTTGAAATGTTTCCCTTCGCAAATCCAAGCTACACAAGTCATGTCTGTCCTTGATGTTCTATCAAGTCATTCACCAGACGAGGAGTATATCGGTGGATATATAGAGCCGGCATGGGCAGCGGAGCCGGCTATCAAGGCGGCGTTTGAAGAGTTTCGGGGAAGTTTGGAAAAGTTGGAGGGAATCATAGACTCGAGGAACGTCGATCCTAAATTGCACAACCGAAGTGGTGCAGGATTAGTTCCGTACCAGCTTCTCAAGCCATTTTCCGGTCCCGGGGTAACCGGAAGAGGTGTTCCGAACAGCATCTCCATCTAG
- the LOC111890186 gene encoding lipoxygenase 2, chloroplastic, whose protein sequence is MGMIKYFEAGGKITRGCNSSFISLAAKTKDPLYFCDFRPISLIGSIYKIIAKLLALRLKKVIGGVIDEVQSAYVEGRNILEGPLVVNELCSWAKSKGRKMLLFKADFNKAFDSVNWVYLDSIMNQMGFGNKSRYWIRNCLESGRASVIINGSPTNEFSITKGVRQGDPLSPFLIIIAMEGLNVAMKTAVEKGVFDGVKFPNSNICLSHLFYADDALFIGEWSRRNIANVSRILKCFYVSSGLKASFSKSRVFGIGVSLSEVSNCSALLLAKDVLNKKIVLNKNITFTCESWVASKYDNPDKRIFFSDKSYLPSETPEGLKSLREKDMESLRGNGQGDRKSSDRIYDYDVYDDLGAPDLSLSLARPVLGGNDHPYPRRCRTGRPLSTKDPLSETRTLLPFYVPSDEDFSEIKEVNFGARALYSVLHAVVPTLDAIITDKDKGFPLFRTIDMLYDQGVNVPAPDNGLKTVLPRLVKGAVDTVDAVIQFETPATIDRDTFSWFRDEEFCRQMLAGLNPYTIQLVTEWPLTSKLDPQVYGPQESGITKEIVEQEIKGFMTLEQALAEKKLFMLDYNDLLLPYVNKTRELNGTTLYGSRTLMFLTPTGTLRPLAIELTRPPSDDKPQWKHVYTPAWDATGAWLWKMAKAQVLSHDSAYHQLVSHWLRTHCVMEPYIIATNRHLSQMHPIRRLLLPHLRYTMQINALARLALINAGGIIESTFSPGKYSMQICSDAYDQLWRFDQESLPADLISRGLAVEDPNSPHGLKLTIEDYPYANDGLLLWDAIKQWATSYVNHYYPKANLIESDVELRQWWDEIRTVGHGDKKDEPWWPQLKTQEDLIGIVSTIMWVGSGHHSAVNFGQYDFAGYFPNRPTMARTKMPNEDPTEEEWQSFIKRPEDALLKCFPSQIQATQVMSVLDVLSSHSPDEEYIGGYIEPAWAAEPAIKAAFEEFRGSLEKLEGIINSRNVNPKFHNRSGAGLVPYQLLKPFSGPGVTGRGVPNSISI, encoded by the exons ATGGGGATGATTAAATACTTTGAAGCGGGAGGCAAGATCACTAGAGGATGTAATTCTTCTTTTATATCCTTAGCAGCCAAGACGAAAGATCCACTTTATTTTTGTGACTTTAGACCAATCAGCCTAATTGGTTCCATATACAAGATCATTGCAAAACTATTGGCTCTTCGATTAAAGAAAGTCATTGGTGGTGTAATTGATGAGGTCCAGTCCGCTTATGTTGAAGGAAGAAATATACTAGAAGGTCCTTTGGTGGTTAATGAGCTTTGTTCGTGGGCAAAATCAAAAGGAAGAAAGATGCTTCTGTTTAAAGCAGATTTTAACAAAGCTTTTGACTCAGTGAATTGGGTATATCTGGACTCAATTATGAATCAGATGGGTTTTGGAAATAAATCGAGATATTGGATTCGTAACTGTCTGGAATCGGGTCGAGCATCGGTGATTATTAATGGCAGCCCAACGAATGAATTCTCAATAACTAAAGGAGTTAGACAGGGCGACCCGCTTTCGCCCTTCTTAATCATCATCGCGATGGAAGGGCTGAATGTGGCGATGAAAACGGCGGTTGAGAAAGGAGTCTTTGACGGAGTAAAATTCCCTAACTCTAACATTTGTTTGTCTCATTTATTTTATGCAGACGATGCTTTATTCATTGGTGAATGGTCGAGACGCAACATTGCCAATGTATCGAGAATCTTAAAATGCTTTTACGTTTCATCCGGGCTGAAAGCTAGCTTTAGCAAGTCCAGAGTGTTTGGTATAGGTGTATCTCTTAGTGAAGTCTCGAACTG tagtgccttactacttgcgAAAGACGTTCTTAACAAGAAGATTGTTCTTAACAAAAATATCACCTTCACCTGTGAATCTTGGGTTGCTTCCAAGTATGATAACCCCGACAAGAGAATCTTCTTCAGCGACAAG TCTTATCTTCCATCCGAAACGCCGGAAGGCTTAAAGTCGTTGAGAGAGAAAGATATGGAATCTCTTCGAGGAAATGGCCAAGGAGACCGTAAATCTTCTGATAGGATTTACGATTATGATGTTTACGACGACCTTGGAGCACCGGATCTGAGCTTAAGTTTAGCTCGGCCGGTGCTCGGCGGCAACGATCATCCTTACCCTAGGCGGTGTCGTACTGGTCGGCCCCTGTCTACAAAAG ATCCATTATCGGAGACGAGAACTTTGCTCCCGTTTTATGTCCCTAGCGATGAAGATTTCTCAGAGATAAAGGAGGTGAATTTTGGAGCGAGGGCATTGTACTCTGTACTCCATGCAGTTGTACCCACTTTAGACGCTATTATTACAGACAAAGACAAAGGCTTTCCTTTATTCAGGACCATAGATATGCTCTACGATCAAGGTGTTAATGTTCCTGCTCCTGACAATGGACTTAAAACTGTTTTGCCTAGACTTGTCAAAGGCGCTGTTGATACCGTAGATGCCGTGATCCAGTTCGAGACCCCTGCAACCATCGATC GTGACACATTCTCATGGTTTCGTGATGAGGAATTTTGTCGACAAATGCTTGCGGGTCTCAATCCATATACCATACAGTTGGTGACGGAGTGGCCATTGACGAGTAAACTGGACCCTCAAGTTTATGGGCCACAGGAATCAGGTATCACCAAGGAGATCGTGGAGCAAGAAATAAAAGGTTTCATGACTCTTGAGCAG GCTTTGGCTGAAAAGAAACTGTTCATGTTGGATTACAATGATCTACTACTTCCATACGTCAACAAAACAAGAGAGCTTAATGGGACAACTCTTTATGGTTCAAGAACTTTAATGTTTCTTACTCCCACCGGAACATTGAGGCCACTAGCCATTGAGTTGACCCGACCACCATCCGACGACAAACCACAGTGGAAGCATGTGTACACTCCTGCCTGGGATGCCACTGGAGCTTGGCTATGGAAGATGGCGAAGGCTCAAGTCCTCTCTCATGATTCTGCTTATCACCAACTTGTCAGCCATTG GCTAAGAACTCATTGTGTGATGGAGCCTTACATAATTGCTACCAACCGTCATCTTAGCCAAATGCATCCAATCCGACGGCTACTCCTTCCTCATTTACGATACACCATGCAGATCAATGCTTTAGCTCGTCTTGCTCTCATTAACGCTGGTGGTATCATAGAGTCGACATTCTCTCCTGGGAAATATTCCATGCAAATTTGCTCCGACGCATATGATCAGCTATGGCGTTTTGATCAGGAGTCGCTTCCAGCTGACCTAATTAGCAG GGGCTTGGCCGTTGAAGATCCAAATTCACCACATGGTCTGAAACTAACGATCGAGGACTACCCATATGCAAATGACGGTTTACTCCTTTGGGATGCGATCAAACAATGGGCTACGTCTTACGTCAACCACTACTACCCAAAAGCGAATCTAATAGAATCTGATGTAGAGCTTAGACAATGGTGGGATGAAATTCGAACAGTTGGGCATGGAGATAAGAAAGACGAACCATGGTGGCCACAACTCAAAACCCAAGAAGATTTGATCGGAATCGTTTCAACGATCATGTGGGTGGGCTCCGGCCACCATTCAGCTGTCAACTTCGGACAATATGATTTCGCGGGTTACTTCCCGAACAGGCCAACGATGGCTAGAACCAAGATGCCTAACGAAGACCCAACAGAAGAAGAGTGGCAATCGTTCATTAAAAGGCCTGAAGATGCTTTGTTGAAATGTTTCCCTTCGCAAATCCAAGCTACACAAGTCATGTCTGTCCTTGATGTTCTATCAAGTCATTCACCAGACGAGGAGTATATCGGTGGATATATAGAGCCGGCATGGGCAGCGGAGCCGGCTATCAAGGCGGCGTTTGAAGAGTTTCGGGGAAGTTTGGAAAAGTTGGAGGGAATCATAAACTCGAGGAACGTCAATCCCAAATTTCACAACCGAAGTGGTGCAGGATTAGTTCCGTACCAGCTTCTCAAGCCATTTTCCGGTCCCGGGGTAACCGGAAGAGGTGTTCCGAACAGCATCTCCATCTAG